The proteins below come from a single Flavobacteriales bacterium genomic window:
- the gmk gene encoding guanylate kinase — protein MEAQAVIFSAPSGSGKTTIVRKLMERLPGRLGFSISATNRAPRGAEKNGVDYHFLTTEEFRKRIDAEAFLEFEEVYKGTYYGTLKSEVARLHNEGKAVLFDIDVVGGANLKKMFGNKACSFFIMAPSRADLEARLRGRGTESEEQIQKRLSKADWEFEYRTKFDHVIVNDDLDRAVAEVESILLNFLEA, from the coding sequence ATGGAAGCCCAAGCGGTCATATTCAGCGCTCCATCGGGCTCCGGAAAAACGACCATCGTACGTAAATTGATGGAGCGGCTTCCGGGTCGACTCGGGTTCAGTATTTCGGCCACCAACCGAGCGCCTCGAGGAGCCGAGAAAAACGGGGTCGATTACCACTTCCTCACGACCGAAGAATTCAGAAAACGCATTGATGCCGAGGCCTTCCTCGAGTTCGAAGAGGTATACAAAGGCACCTACTACGGCACCCTCAAAAGCGAGGTCGCCCGCCTGCACAACGAGGGCAAGGCCGTGCTGTTCGACATCGACGTGGTCGGTGGGGCCAATCTAAAGAAAATGTTCGGCAACAAGGCCTGTAGTTTCTTTATTATGGCACCCTCACGGGCCGATTTGGAAGCGCGACTGCGCGGTCGAGGCACCGAGTCCGAAGAGCAGATCCAGAAACGTCTCAGTAAGGCCGATTGGGAATTCGAATACCGGACTAAATTCGATCACGTGATCGTGAACGACGATTTGGATAGAGCCGTTGCAGAGGTCGAATCCATTCTGCTGAACTTCCTCGAGGCATGA
- a CDS encoding YicC family protein, protein MTGFGKATAQFKSKKLTVEIRSLNSKGLDVNTRLPQVYREKDLEIRNVVAEALNRGKADLSVYVESDGAESGNRLNTELIKSYHAQLKSLSEELGESSDLLAAVLRFPEVLQSEREELGDDEWKALSEVVSEAVERLNEHRAEEGRAMEKDLRDNVAFILNQLEAIEPLEGERQAQVRERLQKNLEELKEKVDENRFEQELIYYLEKFDINEEKVRLRKHCSYFISVLEEGQSQGKKLGFIGQEMGREINTIGSKANHAGIQKHVVQMKDVLEKIKEQVLNVL, encoded by the coding sequence ATGACGGGCTTTGGAAAGGCCACGGCGCAATTTAAAAGTAAGAAACTCACGGTCGAAATTCGATCGCTGAACAGCAAGGGCCTCGATGTGAATACGCGACTGCCACAGGTATATCGCGAGAAGGATCTCGAGATTCGGAATGTCGTTGCGGAGGCGCTGAATCGCGGAAAAGCGGATCTTTCGGTGTACGTCGAGAGCGACGGTGCCGAATCGGGCAACCGGCTGAATACGGAACTGATCAAATCGTACCACGCTCAACTGAAATCGCTTTCAGAAGAACTGGGCGAATCGAGCGACCTACTTGCCGCCGTACTGCGCTTCCCCGAAGTGCTGCAAAGTGAGCGCGAAGAACTGGGCGACGACGAGTGGAAAGCTTTGAGCGAGGTCGTGAGCGAGGCTGTGGAGCGTTTGAATGAGCACAGAGCTGAAGAAGGGCGCGCCATGGAAAAGGACCTGCGCGACAACGTAGCGTTTATCTTGAACCAGCTCGAGGCCATTGAACCGCTCGAAGGGGAGCGTCAGGCCCAAGTGCGCGAACGCTTGCAAAAGAACCTCGAGGAACTGAAAGAAAAGGTCGACGAAAATCGCTTTGAGCAAGAGCTCATTTACTACCTCGAAAAATTCGATATCAACGAAGAAAAGGTACGTCTGCGCAAGCACTGCAGCTACTTTATCAGCGTGCTCGAGGAAGGTCAGAGCCAAGGTAAAAAGCTCGGATTCATCGGTCAGGAAATGGGCCGGGAGATCAATACCATCGGTTCAAAGGCCAATCACGCCGGCATCCAAAAACACGTCGTTCAAATGAAAGACGTGCTCGAAAAGATCAAAGAACAAGTACTCAACGTCCTTTGA
- a CDS encoding EamA family transporter, with translation MPKQYRAHIALFVVNLIYGINYTVAKDVMPDFIEPLGFILLRVTGAVTLFWLVGRLFETDRIEKRHFPRLILCGLFGVAGNQMLFFQGLNLTTPINAAIIMTSNPVLVLIMSALLINERITWVKILGIALGAVGAILLITGDGAAVDLLDNDKHFGNLLVFLNAASYAVYLVLVKPLMNHYRPITVIKWVFTFGLLFVAPFGWKQASAVNWSSMPAEIYMAVAFVVLGTTFLAYLLNTYALKTVNPSVVSIYIYLQPVLAAFFALAVGSDRLTPLMLICAALIFAGVYLVSKKPRNASRREAQKH, from the coding sequence TTGCCCAAACAGTACCGAGCACATATCGCCCTGTTCGTCGTCAACCTCATTTACGGAATCAACTACACCGTAGCCAAGGACGTGATGCCCGATTTCATTGAGCCGCTCGGGTTCATTCTACTCCGCGTCACCGGGGCGGTGACTTTGTTTTGGTTGGTAGGCCGACTGTTCGAAACGGATCGAATCGAAAAGCGACATTTCCCGCGGCTGATCCTCTGCGGGCTCTTTGGAGTGGCCGGAAACCAAATGCTGTTCTTCCAAGGGCTCAACCTCACCACACCCATCAATGCGGCCATAATCATGACCAGCAATCCTGTGTTGGTACTCATCATGTCGGCCCTCCTCATCAACGAACGCATCACCTGGGTCAAGATTCTCGGCATCGCCCTCGGCGCGGTCGGAGCCATACTTTTGATCACCGGCGACGGCGCAGCGGTGGACCTTCTCGATAACGACAAGCATTTCGGGAACCTCTTGGTCTTTCTAAATGCCGCCAGCTACGCGGTTTACCTCGTGCTCGTAAAGCCGCTAATGAACCACTACAGACCCATCACCGTCATCAAATGGGTCTTTACTTTCGGGTTACTTTTTGTTGCACCCTTCGGGTGGAAGCAGGCCTCCGCGGTCAACTGGTCATCCATGCCGGCGGAGATCTATATGGCCGTGGCTTTCGTAGTGCTCGGCACCACCTTTTTGGCCTACCTCCTCAATACCTATGCGCTCAAAACCGTGAACCCTTCCGTGGTGTCCATCTACATTTATCTTCAGCCGGTACTGGCCGCGTTCTTTGCCTTGGCCGTTGGGAGTGATCGACTTACTCCTCTCATGCTCATTTGCGCGGCACTCATCTTCGCCGGGGTATATCTCGTCTCGAAGAAACCGAGGAACGCATCGCGCCGAGAGGCGCAGAAACACTGA